A genomic region of Dreissena polymorpha isolate Duluth1 chromosome 4, UMN_Dpol_1.0, whole genome shotgun sequence contains the following coding sequences:
- the LOC127876229 gene encoding sialidase-like isoform X2 translates to MPPLYVYTLVSIGALYCYCVSRKCTCTPSLPVSNKCTCTPSLPVSKKCTCTPSLPVSNKCTCTPSLPVSRKCACTPSLPVSNKCTCTPSLPVSKKCACTPSLPVSRKCACTPSLPVSNKCTCTPSLPVSNKCTCTPSLPVSNKCTCTPSLPVSKKCTCTPSLPVSNKCTCTPRLPVSKKCTCTPSLPVSNKCTCTPSLPVSRKCTCTPSLPVSNKCTCTPSLPVSKKCTCTPSLPVSNKCTCTPSLPVSRKCACTPSLPVSKKCACTPSLPVSNKCACTPSLPVSRKCACTPSLPVSRKCACTPSLPVSNKCTCTPSGLVHI, encoded by the exons ATGCCTCCATTGTATGTATATACTTTAGTTTCGATTGGGGCTCTATACTGTTATTGTGTGTCAAGGAAGTGTACATGCACACCTAGCCTACCTGTGTCAAACAAGTGTACATGCACACCAAGCCTGCCTGTGTCAAAGAAGTGTACATGCACACCAAGCCTGCCTGTGTCAAACAAGTGTACATGCACACCAAGCCTGCCTGTGTCAAGGAAGTGTGCATGCACACCTAGCCTGCCTGTGTCAAACAAGTGTACATGCACACCTAGCCTGCCTGTGTCAAAGAAGTGTGCATGCACACCAAGCCTGCCTGTGTCAAGGAAGTGTGCATGCACACCTAGCCTACCTGTGTCAAACAAGTGTACATGCACACCTAGCCTGCCTGTGTCAAACAAGTGTACATGCACACCAAGCCTGCCTGTGTCAAACAAGTGTACATGCACACCAAGCCTGCCTGTGTCAAAGAAGTGTACATGCACAC CTAGCCTGCCTGTGTCAAACAAGTGTACATGCACACCAAGGCTGCCTGTGTCAAAGAAGTGTACATGCACACCTAGCCTGCCTGTGTCAAACAAGTGTACATGCACAC CAAGCCTGCCTGTGTCAAGGAAGTGTACATGCACACCAAGCCTGCCTGTGTCAAACAAGTGTACATGCACACCAAGCCTGCCTGTGTCAAAGAAGTGTACATGCACACCAAGCCTGCCTGTGTCAAACAAGTGTACATGCACAC CAAGCCTGCCTGTGTCAAGGAAGTGTGCATGCACACCTAGCCTGCCTGTGTCAAAGAAGTGTGCATGCACACCTAGCCTGCCTGTGTCAAACAAGTGTGCATGCACACCAAGCCTGCCTGTGTCAAGGAAGTGTGCATGCACAC CAAGCCTGCCTGTGTCAAGGAAGTGTGCATGCACACCTAGCCTGCCTGTGTCAAACAAGTGTACATGCACACCTAGCGGGCTTGTGCACATCTAG
- the LOC127876229 gene encoding sialidase-like isoform X6, whose protein sequence is MPPLYVYTLVSIGALYCYCVSRKCTCTPSLPVSNKCTCTPSLPVSKKCTCTPSLPVSNKCTCTPSLPVSRKCACTPSLPVSNKCTCTPSLPVSNKCTCTPSLPVSNKCTCTPSLPVSNKCTCTPSLPVSKKCTCTPSLPVSRKCTCTPSLPVSNKCTCTPRLPVSKKCTCTPSLPVSNKCTCTPSLPVSRKCTCTPSLPVSNKCTCTPSLPVSKKCTCTPSLPVSNKCTCTPSLPVSRKCACTPSLPVSKKCACTPSLPVSNKCACTPSLPVSRKCACTPSLPVSRKCACTPSLPVSNKCTCTPSGLVHI, encoded by the exons ATGCCTCCATTGTATGTATATACTTTAGTTTCGATTGGGGCTCTATACTGTTATTGTGTGTCAAGGAAGTGTACATGCACACCTAGCCTACCTGTGTCAAACAAGTGTACATGCACACCAAGCCTGCCTGTGTCAAAGAAGTGTACATGCACACCAAGCCTGCCTGTGTCAAACAAGTGTACATGCACACCAAGCCTGCCTGTGTCAAGGAAGTGTGCATGCACACCTAGCCTGCCTGTGTCAAACAAGTGTACATGCACAC CTAGCCTACCTGTGTCAAACAAGTGTACATGCACACCTAGCCTGCCTGTGTCAAACAAGTGTACATGCACACCAAGCCTGCCTGTGTCAAACAAGTGTACATGCACACCAAGCCTGCCTGTGTCAAAGAAGTGTACATGCACAC CAAGCCTGCCTGTGTCAAGGAAGTGTACATGCACACCTAGCCTGCCTGTGTCAAACAAGTGTACATGCACACCAAGGCTGCCTGTGTCAAAGAAGTGTACATGCACACCTAGCCTGCCTGTGTCAAACAAGTGTACATGCACAC CAAGCCTGCCTGTGTCAAGGAAGTGTACATGCACACCAAGCCTGCCTGTGTCAAACAAGTGTACATGCACACCAAGCCTGCCTGTGTCAAAGAAGTGTACATGCACACCAAGCCTGCCTGTGTCAAACAAGTGTACATGCACAC CAAGCCTGCCTGTGTCAAGGAAGTGTGCATGCACACCTAGCCTGCCTGTGTCAAAGAAGTGTGCATGCACACCTAGCCTGCCTGTGTCAAACAAGTGTGCATGCACACCAAGCCTGCCTGTGTCAAGGAAGTGTGCATGCACAC CAAGCCTGCCTGTGTCAAGGAAGTGTGCATGCACACCTAGCCTGCCTGTGTCAAACAAGTGTACATGCACACCTAGCGGGCTTGTGCACATCTAG
- the LOC127876229 gene encoding sialidase-like isoform X3, whose amino-acid sequence MPPLYVYTLVSIGALYCYCVSRKCTCTPSLPVSNKCTCTPSLPVSKKCTCTPSLPVSNKCTCTPSLPVSRKCACTPSLPVSNKCTCTPSLPVSKKCACTPSLPVSRKCACTPSLPVSNKCTCTPSLPVSNKCTCTPSLPVSNKCTCTPSLPVSKKCTCTPSLPVSRKCTCTPSLPVSNKCTCTPRLPVSKKCTCTPSLPVSNKCTCTPSLPVSRKCTCTPSLPVSNKCTCTPSLPVSKKCTCTPSLPVSNKCTCTPSLPVSRKCACTPSLPVSKKCACTPSLPVSRKCACTPSLPVSNKCTCTPSGLVHI is encoded by the exons ATGCCTCCATTGTATGTATATACTTTAGTTTCGATTGGGGCTCTATACTGTTATTGTGTGTCAAGGAAGTGTACATGCACACCTAGCCTACCTGTGTCAAACAAGTGTACATGCACACCAAGCCTGCCTGTGTCAAAGAAGTGTACATGCACACCAAGCCTGCCTGTGTCAAACAAGTGTACATGCACACCAAGCCTGCCTGTGTCAAGGAAGTGTGCATGCACACCTAGCCTGCCTGTGTCAAACAAGTGTACATGCACACCTAGCCTGCCTGTGTCAAAGAAGTGTGCATGCACACCAAGCCTGCCTGTGTCAAGGAAGTGTGCATGCACACCTAGCCTACCTGTGTCAAACAAGTGTACATGCACACCTAGCCTGCCTGTGTCAAACAAGTGTACATGCACACCAAGCCTGCCTGTGTCAAACAAGTGTACATGCACACCAAGCCTGCCTGTGTCAAAGAAGTGTACATGCACAC CAAGCCTGCCTGTGTCAAGGAAGTGTACATGCACACCTAGCCTGCCTGTGTCAAACAAGTGTACATGCACACCAAGGCTGCCTGTGTCAAAGAAGTGTACATGCACACCTAGCCTGCCTGTGTCAAACAAGTGTACATGCACAC CAAGCCTGCCTGTGTCAAGGAAGTGTACATGCACACCAAGCCTGCCTGTGTCAAACAAGTGTACATGCACACCAAGCCTGCCTGTGTCAAAGAAGTGTACATGCACACCAAGCCTGCCTGTGTCAAACAAGTGTACATGCACAC CAAGCCTGCCTGTGTCAAGGAAGTGTGCATGCACACCTAGCCTGCCTGTGTCAAAGAAGTGTGCATGCACAC CAAGCCTGCCTGTGTCAAGGAAGTGTGCATGCACACCTAGCCTGCCTGTGTCAAACAAGTGTACATGCACACCTAGCGGGCTTGTGCACATCTAG
- the LOC127876229 gene encoding sialidase-like isoform X1, which produces MPPLYVYTLVSIGALYCYCVSRKCTCTPSLPVSNKCTCTPSLPVSKKCTCTPSLPVSNKCTCTPSLPVSRKCACTPSLPVSNKCTCTPSLPVSKKCACTPSLPVSRKCACTPSLPVSNKCTCTPSLPVSNKCTCTPSLPVSNKCTCTPSLPVSKKCTCTPSLPVSRKCTCTPSLPVSNKCTCTPRLPVSKKCTCTPSLPVSNKCTCTPSLPVSRKCTCTPSLPVSNKCTCTPSLPVSKKCTCTPSLPVSNKCTCTPSLPVSRKCACTPSLPVSKKCACTPSLPVSNKCACTPSLPVSRKCACTPSLPVSRKCACTPSLPVSNKCTCTPSGLVHI; this is translated from the exons ATGCCTCCATTGTATGTATATACTTTAGTTTCGATTGGGGCTCTATACTGTTATTGTGTGTCAAGGAAGTGTACATGCACACCTAGCCTACCTGTGTCAAACAAGTGTACATGCACACCAAGCCTGCCTGTGTCAAAGAAGTGTACATGCACACCAAGCCTGCCTGTGTCAAACAAGTGTACATGCACACCAAGCCTGCCTGTGTCAAGGAAGTGTGCATGCACACCTAGCCTGCCTGTGTCAAACAAGTGTACATGCACACCTAGCCTGCCTGTGTCAAAGAAGTGTGCATGCACACCAAGCCTGCCTGTGTCAAGGAAGTGTGCATGCACACCTAGCCTACCTGTGTCAAACAAGTGTACATGCACACCTAGCCTGCCTGTGTCAAACAAGTGTACATGCACACCAAGCCTGCCTGTGTCAAACAAGTGTACATGCACACCAAGCCTGCCTGTGTCAAAGAAGTGTACATGCACAC CAAGCCTGCCTGTGTCAAGGAAGTGTACATGCACACCTAGCCTGCCTGTGTCAAACAAGTGTACATGCACACCAAGGCTGCCTGTGTCAAAGAAGTGTACATGCACACCTAGCCTGCCTGTGTCAAACAAGTGTACATGCACAC CAAGCCTGCCTGTGTCAAGGAAGTGTACATGCACACCAAGCCTGCCTGTGTCAAACAAGTGTACATGCACACCAAGCCTGCCTGTGTCAAAGAAGTGTACATGCACACCAAGCCTGCCTGTGTCAAACAAGTGTACATGCACAC CAAGCCTGCCTGTGTCAAGGAAGTGTGCATGCACACCTAGCCTGCCTGTGTCAAAGAAGTGTGCATGCACACCTAGCCTGCCTGTGTCAAACAAGTGTGCATGCACACCAAGCCTGCCTGTGTCAAGGAAGTGTGCATGCACAC CAAGCCTGCCTGTGTCAAGGAAGTGTGCATGCACACCTAGCCTGCCTGTGTCAAACAAGTGTACATGCACACCTAGCGGGCTTGTGCACATCTAG
- the LOC127876229 gene encoding sialidase-like isoform X5 — protein sequence MPPLYVYTLVSIGALYCYCVSRKCTCTPSLPVSNKCTCTPSLPVSKKCTCTPSLPVSNKCTCTPSLPVSRKCACTPSLPVSNKCTCTPSLPVSKKCACTPSLPVSRKCACTPSLPVSKKCTCTPSLPVSNKCACTPSLPVSRKCTCTPSLPVSNKCTCTPRLPVSKKCTCTPSLPVSNKCTCTPSLPVSRKCTCTPSLPVSNKCTCTPSLPVSKKCTCTPSLPVSNKCTCTPSLPVSRKCACTPSLPVSKKCACTPSLPVSNKCACTPSLPVSRKCACTPSLPVSRKCACTPSLPVSNKCTCTPSGLVHI from the exons ATGCCTCCATTGTATGTATATACTTTAGTTTCGATTGGGGCTCTATACTGTTATTGTGTGTCAAGGAAGTGTACATGCACACCTAGCCTACCTGTGTCAAACAAGTGTACATGCACACCAAGCCTGCCTGTGTCAAAGAAGTGTACATGCACACCAAGCCTGCCTGTGTCAAACAAGTGTACATGCACACCAAGCCTGCCTGTGTCAAGGAAGTGTGCATGCACACCTAGCCTGCCTGTGTCAAACAAGTGTACATGCACACCTAGCCTGCCTGTGTCAAAGAAGTGTGCATGCACACCAAGCCTGCCTGTGTCAAGGAAGTGTGCATGCACAC CAAGCCTGCCTGTGTCAAAGAAGTGTACATGCACAC CTAGCCTGCCTGTGTCAAACAAGTGTGCATGCACACCAAGCCTGCCTGTGTCAAGGAAGTGTACATGCACACCTAGCCTGCCTGTGTCAAACAAGTGTACATGCACACCAAGGCTGCCTGTGTCAAAGAAGTGTACATGCACACCTAGCCTGCCTGTGTCAAACAAGTGTACATGCACAC CAAGCCTGCCTGTGTCAAGGAAGTGTACATGCACACCAAGCCTGCCTGTGTCAAACAAGTGTACATGCACACCAAGCCTGCCTGTGTCAAAGAAGTGTACATGCACACCAAGCCTGCCTGTGTCAAACAAGTGTACATGCACAC CAAGCCTGCCTGTGTCAAGGAAGTGTGCATGCACACCTAGCCTGCCTGTGTCAAAGAAGTGTGCATGCACACCTAGCCTGCCTGTGTCAAACAAGTGTGCATGCACACCAAGCCTGCCTGTGTCAAGGAAGTGTGCATGCACAC CAAGCCTGCCTGTGTCAAGGAAGTGTGCATGCACACCTAGCCTGCCTGTGTCAAACAAGTGTACATGCACACCTAGCGGGCTTGTGCACATCTAG
- the LOC127876229 gene encoding sialidase-like isoform X8 — protein sequence MPPLYVYTLVSIGALYCYCVSRKCTCTPSLPVSNKCTCTPSLPVSKKCTCTPSLPVSNKCTCTPSLPVSRKCACTPSLPVSNKCTCTPSLPVSKKCACTPSLPVSRKCACTPSLPVSNKCTCTPSLPVSNKCTCTPSLPVSNKCTCTPSLPVSKKCTCTPRLPVSKKCTCTPSLPVSNKCTCTPSLPVSRKCTCTPSLPVSNKCTCTPSLPVSKKCTCTPSLPVSNKCTCTPSLPVSRKCACTPSLPVSKKCACTPSLPVSNKCACTPSLPVSRKCACTPSLPVSRKCACTPSLPVSNKCTCTPSGLVHI from the exons ATGCCTCCATTGTATGTATATACTTTAGTTTCGATTGGGGCTCTATACTGTTATTGTGTGTCAAGGAAGTGTACATGCACACCTAGCCTACCTGTGTCAAACAAGTGTACATGCACACCAAGCCTGCCTGTGTCAAAGAAGTGTACATGCACACCAAGCCTGCCTGTGTCAAACAAGTGTACATGCACACCAAGCCTGCCTGTGTCAAGGAAGTGTGCATGCACACCTAGCCTGCCTGTGTCAAACAAGTGTACATGCACACCTAGCCTGCCTGTGTCAAAGAAGTGTGCATGCACACCAAGCCTGCCTGTGTCAAGGAAGTGTGCATGCACACCTAGCCTACCTGTGTCAAACAAGTGTACATGCACACCTAGCCTGCCTGTGTCAAACAAGTGTACATGCACACCAAGCCTGCCTGTGTCAAACAAGTGTACATGCACACCAAGCCTGCCTGTGTCAAAGAAGTGTACATGCACAC CAAGGCTGCCTGTGTCAAAGAAGTGTACATGCACACCTAGCCTGCCTGTGTCAAACAAGTGTACATGCACAC CAAGCCTGCCTGTGTCAAGGAAGTGTACATGCACACCAAGCCTGCCTGTGTCAAACAAGTGTACATGCACACCAAGCCTGCCTGTGTCAAAGAAGTGTACATGCACACCAAGCCTGCCTGTGTCAAACAAGTGTACATGCACAC CAAGCCTGCCTGTGTCAAGGAAGTGTGCATGCACACCTAGCCTGCCTGTGTCAAAGAAGTGTGCATGCACACCTAGCCTGCCTGTGTCAAACAAGTGTGCATGCACACCAAGCCTGCCTGTGTCAAGGAAGTGTGCATGCACAC CAAGCCTGCCTGTGTCAAGGAAGTGTGCATGCACACCTAGCCTGCCTGTGTCAAACAAGTGTACATGCACACCTAGCGGGCTTGTGCACATCTAG
- the LOC127876229 gene encoding sialidase-like isoform X7, translated as MPPLYVYTLVSIGALYCYCVSRKCTCTPSLPVSNKCTCTPSLPVSKKCTCTPSLPVSNKCTCTPSLPVSRKCACTPSLPVSNKCTCTPSLPVSRKCACTPSLPVSKKCTCTPSLPVSNKCACTPSLPVSNKCTCTPSLPVSRKCTCTPSLPVSNKCTCTPRLPVSKKCTCTPSLPVSNKCTCTPSLPVSRKCTCTPSLPVSNKCTCTPSLPVSKKCTCTPSLPVSNKCTCTPSLPVSRKCACTPSLPVSKKCACTPSLPVSNKCACTPSLPVSRKCACTPSLPVSRKCACTPSLPVSNKCTCTPSGLVHI; from the exons ATGCCTCCATTGTATGTATATACTTTAGTTTCGATTGGGGCTCTATACTGTTATTGTGTGTCAAGGAAGTGTACATGCACACCTAGCCTACCTGTGTCAAACAAGTGTACATGCACACCAAGCCTGCCTGTGTCAAAGAAGTGTACATGCACACCAAGCCTGCCTGTGTCAAACAAGTGTACATGCACACCAAGCCTGCCTGTGTCAAGGAAGTGTGCATGCACACCTAGCCTGCCTGTGTCAAACAAGTGTACATGCACAC CAAGCCTGCCTGTGTCAAGGAAGTGTGCATGCACAC CAAGCCTGCCTGTGTCAAAGAAGTGTACATGCACACCTAGCCTGCCTGTGTCAAACAAGTGTGCATGCACACCAAGCCTGCCTGTGTCAAACAAGTGTACATGCACAC CAAGCCTGCCTGTGTCAAGGAAGTGTACATGCACACCTAGCCTGCCTGTGTCAAACAAGTGTACATGCACACCAAGGCTGCCTGTGTCAAAGAAGTGTACATGCACACCTAGCCTGCCTGTGTCAAACAAGTGTACATGCACAC CAAGCCTGCCTGTGTCAAGGAAGTGTACATGCACACCAAGCCTGCCTGTGTCAAACAAGTGTACATGCACACCAAGCCTGCCTGTGTCAAAGAAGTGTACATGCACACCAAGCCTGCCTGTGTCAAACAAGTGTACATGCACAC CAAGCCTGCCTGTGTCAAGGAAGTGTGCATGCACACCTAGCCTGCCTGTGTCAAAGAAGTGTGCATGCACACCTAGCCTGCCTGTGTCAAACAAGTGTGCATGCACACCAAGCCTGCCTGTGTCAAGGAAGTGTGCATGCACAC CAAGCCTGCCTGTGTCAAGGAAGTGTGCATGCACACCTAGCCTGCCTGTGTCAAACAAGTGTACATGCACACCTAGCGGGCTTGTGCACATCTAG
- the LOC127876229 gene encoding sialidase-like isoform X4: MPPLYVYTLVSIGALYCYCVSRKCTCTPSLPVSNKCTCTPSLPVSKKCTCTPSLPVSNKCTCTPSLPVSRKCACTPSLPVSNKCTCTPSLPVSKKCACTPSLPVSRKCACTPSLPVSNKCTCTPSLPVSNKCTCTPSLPVSNKCTCTPSLPVSKKCTCTPSLPVSRKCTCTPSLPVSNKCTCTPRLPVSKKCTCTPSLPVSNKCTCTPSLPVSKKCTCTPSLPVSNKCTCTPSLPVSRKCACTPSLPVSKKCACTPSLPVSNKCACTPSLPVSRKCACTPSLPVSRKCACTPSLPVSNKCTCTPSGLVHI; this comes from the exons ATGCCTCCATTGTATGTATATACTTTAGTTTCGATTGGGGCTCTATACTGTTATTGTGTGTCAAGGAAGTGTACATGCACACCTAGCCTACCTGTGTCAAACAAGTGTACATGCACACCAAGCCTGCCTGTGTCAAAGAAGTGTACATGCACACCAAGCCTGCCTGTGTCAAACAAGTGTACATGCACACCAAGCCTGCCTGTGTCAAGGAAGTGTGCATGCACACCTAGCCTGCCTGTGTCAAACAAGTGTACATGCACACCTAGCCTGCCTGTGTCAAAGAAGTGTGCATGCACACCAAGCCTGCCTGTGTCAAGGAAGTGTGCATGCACACCTAGCCTACCTGTGTCAAACAAGTGTACATGCACACCTAGCCTGCCTGTGTCAAACAAGTGTACATGCACACCAAGCCTGCCTGTGTCAAACAAGTGTACATGCACACCAAGCCTGCCTGTGTCAAAGAAGTGTACATGCACAC CAAGCCTGCCTGTGTCAAGGAAGTGTACATGCACACCTAGCCTGCCTGTGTCAAACAAGTGTACATGCACACCAAGGCTGCCTGTGTCAAAGAAGTGTACATGCACACCTAGCCTGCCTGTGTCAAACAAGTGTACATGCACAC CAAGCCTGCCTGTGTCAAAGAAGTGTACATGCACACCAAGCCTGCCTGTGTCAAACAAGTGTACATGCACAC CAAGCCTGCCTGTGTCAAGGAAGTGTGCATGCACACCTAGCCTGCCTGTGTCAAAGAAGTGTGCATGCACACCTAGCCTGCCTGTGTCAAACAAGTGTGCATGCACACCAAGCCTGCCTGTGTCAAGGAAGTGTGCATGCACAC CAAGCCTGCCTGTGTCAAGGAAGTGTGCATGCACACCTAGCCTGCCTGTGTCAAACAAGTGTACATGCACACCTAGCGGGCTTGTGCACATCTAG